In Subdoligranulum variabile, the genomic stretch TTTCTCCTTCTTGTTTTGTCAGTCCTTGGGTTCCTCCTTGTCAAAGAAGGAAAGTACCAGTGCTGCGGCGGCCGCCGCCAGCGCCGGGACAAAGAGCAGCAGCAGCCACTGCCCGCCACTGGGCAGGAAGCGGTCATACCAGGGCGCAGGCGGGTTCAGTTCGATGCCGCCGAAAAGGGTGGGCACACCGCCCACGCTGTCGGGGTCGATGCGCAGCCCCGTCACCCACCGGCCGCCGAGATCGAAGGTGTACTCCCCCGTTCCGGTCACCGTGGCGTAGACTTTCTGGGTCTCGGTGTAGTCGGTCTGGCCGGGCAGCAGATAGTAGAGCGCCACCCCGCCCGGGGGCAGCCGGTGCCCGGCGTAGAGACGTACCGTCTCCATATACCCCTGCCCCTGCCAGTAGATGTGGGGGTCGTTGTCGGTGGAGAGATACCAGTTGGGATCGTCGTCGGGCGGCGTCCACCACTCATTGGAACTGTAGGGGGCAAAACTCTCGGTGGTGAGATCCGCCGGGAGCACCGTCTGCTGGGGCATCTCGCCCCGGAGCTTGTAGTTGATCATCACCGCGCTGCCCACAAAGCCCCGGGCCAGCCACAGCACCAACGCCAGCAGATAGGCCAGCACCAGCAGCTGCCGGGGCCGGAACAGCGGGCGGGTTTTCCACAGATTTTCGCGCCGTGCCATCACTGCACCTCGCTTTCCGCCACCGCCGCCACCGTGAAGGGCACCGCGGCGTCCTCACCCTCAAAATGGTAGAGGGTCGCGGGCATGTCGGCGGTCAGGCCACCCTCAAACAGCGGGCTGAAGTTCCGCTCCAGGTAGTCGTCCGCCCGGTCGATAATCAGATAATCGCAGTCCTTTTCCGCCATATAGGCCACCAGCGTCTCCGGCACACAGACTGCCTTATAGTCGTAGAGCGTCCAGTTTTCGCTCTCCACCAGGTTCATGAAATCGCTGTCCCACCGGTCCTGGGTCTCGCCCAGCCGCCCGTAGAACCCGCCGAAGCCGTTGACCACCTGGGCCGTCAGCTCGTACCGGTAGTAGTACCACCGGGTGGCGTCGTCCCCCTGGCTGAGTACCAGCACCCGGTCGCCCCAGTTCAGTTCTTCATTCATGGTCTCCGCCCGGCGCTGCACATCCTGACGCAGGGTGTACAGGCTGTCGGCTGCGGTCCAGAACCCCGCCGACGGCACACCCCGCCAGCAGAAGACCGCCACCACCACCGCCACCGCGGCGCCCAGCACGGCGCGTCCCGCCTTGCTGCGGGCGGTCCGCCCCAGGCAGCAGAGCATGGTGAGCATCCAGGCCTGGTAGTAGGGCGTGAGGTAGCGGTCGTAGTCCTTGAGGGCCAGACCCTCCACGTCGGAGAAATTGTAGTAATAGAGAATCAGATGGAAGGCATAGAGGGCCGCAAAGCAGAAAGCCAGAGCCAGGTGCAGGACGAGAATCCGCCGCCGGGCGGTGCCTTTGTCGGCGAAGAGCCAGGCTGCCGCCGCCACCAGTGTGATGGCCAGCACCGCCAGGGCGCCGCCCCCCAGCAGGCAGACCCGCCGGGTGAAAAAGGCATCCCCCATGGCCGCCATGATCTGGGCGAATTTCTCATCCCGGCCGATGCCCAGCAGCTGTTTGATACCGCCGGTGAGCACCGCGCCATAGCTGAGTCCCGCGCTGCCCACACTGGCCGCCGTGTCCACCGTGGGGGTGACGGCGGCGGTGTAGCGGCTCCAGCTGAGGAAGGCCGCCACCACCACCAGAGCCAGCCCGCCCCCATGGAGCAGGGCCGGCGCCAGCCGTTTACGGAAGGATCCCTCGCCTCCCACCAGTCCGTCCAGACCGATGAGGAAGGCGGCGATGAGGCCGTAGGCAAAGCAGATATCCTTGGTGAGGGTCAGCAAAGCCAGCGGCAGGGCCGTCAGCCAGAAGATGCCCCGGCGGCCCCCGGTGCCGAGATAGAGGCAGATCGTACCGCCGAAAAGCATGGCCATGGGCAGGTCGGCCATGGCGTTGACATACTGGGTGGCGTAGGCCCCCGGCGTGGGGTCCCGGAAGAAATACGGCAGCAGAACACCCGCGGCAAAGACCAGCACGGCGCTGTACCAGCGCTGCCGGGGCAGGGCCGTGGCGGCCGCCGCGCAGGCCAGGGCCAGGGTGTCCAGCGCCGCCAGACAGGCCCACTCGCTCCATACGCCAAAAGGCTGGAACAGGAAGGTCACCAGGCTGGTGGCCGGGTAGGTGAAGCTGGCTTTCAGGTTGACGGGGTCCGCCACATAGAAAGCGCCCCGCTCCACCACCATCTTGGGGGCCAGACCCCAGGCGGTGAATTCATCCCACTGGGTGAACATGGGCCGCAGGACGAAGAAGAGCAGCCAGAAAAAGGCCGCCCCACCCAGAAAGAGGGCGATGCCGGGGGTGGAGAGGGTTTCCCGGCAGGCCTTGGCAAACCCCGCCGGGCGCAGTTTCACAAGCCCCACCACCCAGAGGGCGGCCAGCAGCAGAAAGACAAGCCCGGCGCCCACGCGCAGTGCCCCCACGATGCCGAAGCCGTAGAGCACCAGCGCCGCGCCCGACAGCAGAGGCAGCGGCAGCAGGGCCGCATGCACCTTGCCGCCCGAAGCGAGCACCGCGCAGGCACCGGTCAAAAGAAGCAGCACAAACAGGCCCCAGACAAGCTGCAGCATCGGGCGTCGCCTCCTTTATACGATTCGTTGATTTTGTTATTTCAAATACACAGTGTACACAGGTCCCACAAAGTAGTGCTGGAAGAGCAGCACCGCACCCAGGAAGGCGTAGCCGCCGCAGAGCGGCAGGGCCAGACGCTGGGCTTTCTCGGCGGTGAGCCGCGGGGTCAGGGCCTGGCGGGCCAGAGCGGCCACGGCCAGTACCAGCAGCAGCCAGAGGGGCAGGAAATACCGCGTCTGCAAGCCCACGATGCGCACCATGCCCACCGGGGTGTAGGTGATATACATGGCGGTCATGGCACCGATGCCGTAGAGGGCGGCAAAAAGGCCCAGCCCTGCCAGACGGCGGCGGCCCAGGGTTTCGGTGCGGGGGGTGCAGAGCAGCGCCGCAGCCAGCAGCACCAGCGGTCCGGTCAGGCTCAGGAACGCAACGGGCATGTCCTTCCAGCCGAAGAGTCCCAGCTGGCCCAGGAAACCGTCGTTCTCATAGAGTGTACCCAGCAGCACAGCCAGATAACGCAACGGATTGGACAAAACAAAGGCCAGCTGTGCCCCGCCGTTGACGGCCTCGCCGCCCTGCCGGGCGATGGTACCGTAGTTGTGGCGCATGAGCACGCCGTAGTTTTCCACCAGCAGGGTGAGGGCCAGCGAACCGGCCGCACAGAGAGCCACCCACACCAGGCGCTTGCCCCGGGCTTTCCACTCCTTTTGGGTCAGCAGCAGGGGCAGCACCACCCACAGCAGGTTCAGGTAGGGTTTGGTCCCGTTGGCAAAGATGCAGGCCGCCGCATAGAGCGCCGCCGTCCGGGTGGTCCACCGGGGGCGGGTCAGCAGCGCCAGCATCAGATAATAACAGGCCAGCAACGTGGCGTCGTAGCTCAAAGAAGCCCCCATGTACAGGGACATGGGCAGCAGCATGACGCAGAGGAAGGCCGGGCGGGCCTTCCGGGCGCAGCGCAGCCCCAGGCCGCAGAGCAGCGTGTAGGCCAGCAGGTTGCCCAGCCGTCCGGCGTACAGGCAGCCCAGGGCACCAAAGCCCAACAGCCGCGCCACCGCCATGCCCAGTGCGCCGGGCAAAAAGGGCAGGATCAGAAAGCTGATGGGTTCGGTGACGGGATTGGCCTTCCCTTCCCCGTCCAGATACTGGGCAAAGCTGTCGGCGATGCTCTGCACCGTGCCGTCCTTGCCGTACTGCTTGAGGGCATACCCTGCCGTGTTGTAGGGCTGTTCCTCCTGGGTATCGGGGTCCACGCCGATGCCCGCCGAGGTATGGGCGTTGACCCACGCCCCGGGAAAGGCAGCCATCAGGCGGGAGACATCCTCGGGGTAGCCGCGGTCGGCGTCGAAGTCCAGGCGTCCCATAGAAATGGCGTAGGTGCGCAGATAATGTTCCGTTTCATCGGGGGTCTGCAGCGGCGGATTGGCAAAAGCAAACAGGATGCCGCAGAGCAGGATGCACACCGTGCCCCGCACCGCGAAGTCCTTGATATGGCGCAGCGCCAGCGCTGCGGCGGCCGCCCCGGCCCCCAGCACCACACAGAAGACGGTGGGCCACAGCGGCGGGATACCCCGGGCGTCCAGGCCGTAAAAGACCCGCCAGTAGTAGCTGAAGACCACGCCCAGCAGCGCCCCGGCGGCCAACACGAAAGCCCACCGCGCGGCGCGGGGCCAGACGGTGGGTGCAAAACGGTGCCCGTGGTTTGTTGTGCGAGCGCCCATATTACAGGATATACTGCCCGACCTTGTACTGGTCGAGGTTGCCGCGCAGGAACTCGATGGTCTCGGCCAGGCCCTGCTCGAAGGTGTACTGCGGTGCCCAGCCGGTGAGGTTGCGCAGCTTGGTGGCGTCGCCCAGCAGACGGTTGACCTCGCTCTTTTCGGGGCGCAGGCGCTCGGCCTCGCAGACGATGGTGGCGTTGGGGTTGATCTGGGCGATGAGCTCGTGGGCCAGATCGCCGATGGAGTGCTCCACGCCGGTGGCGATGTTCAGTTCCTGGCCGATGGCGGCATCGCAGTCAGCGATGGTCATGAAGCCGTTGGCGGTGTCCTTGACGTAGTTGAAGTCCCGGGTGGGGGTCAGGCTGCCCAGCTTGATCTCGGTCTGCCCGGCCAGCAGCTGGGTGATGATGGTGGGAATGATGGCCCGGCCGCTCTGCCGCGGGCCGTAGGTGTTGAAGGGCCGCACGATGGTGACCGGCAGATCAAAGCTGCGGTAGAAGCTCTCGGCCAGACGGTCGGCGCCGATCTTGGTGGCCGAATAGGGGCTCTGGCCCTGGAAGGGATGCTTCTCGTCGATGGGCACATACTGGGCCGTGCCGTAGACCTCGCTGGTGGAGGTCACCAGCACCCGCTGGGTGCCCAGTTCCCGGGCGGCGTTGAGCACGTTCAGAGTGCCCTTGATGTTGGTGTCCACATAGCTGTCGGGGCTGTGGTAGGAGAACGGGATGGCGATGAGAGCCGCCAGATGGAACACCCGCTCCTGGCCGTGCATGGCGGTGCGCACGCCGTTAGGGTCGCGCACGTCCCCCATGAAAATGTCGATCTCGTTCTTGATCTCGGGGGGCAGGGTGTCGATCCAGCCCAGCGAGCCGAAGGAATTGTACAGGCAGAAGGCGCGCACCTTCTCGCCGCGCTTGACCAGTTCTTCGGTCAGATGGCTGCCAATGAAGCCATCCGCCCCGGTGACCATTACGGTATGTGCCATGGTTTGCTCCTTTTTTCAAAACGGGCATACGCCCAAAATTACACTATGGTTACAAAACAGTATAACCGATTTTGCAAAAGATTTCAACCTTCCCACAACAAAAGCGGACGCAGGCCAGAAGCCTGCGTCCGCTTGCCGAAACCGAATCAGACGATTTCCACTTTTTCCATCACGACAGGGGTGAGGGGCTTGTCGTTCCAGTCGGTGGCAACACCGGCGATCTCGTCCACCACGTCCATGCCGCTGACTACCTTGCCGAAAGCCGCATACTCACCGTCCAGGTGCGGGGCATCCTGGTGCATGATGAAGAACTGGCTGCCGGCGGAGTTGGGATCCATGGCGCGGGCCATGCTGATGACGCCGCGGGTATGCTTGAGATTGTTGGCCACACCGTTGTGGGCAAACTCGCCCTTGATGTTCCAGCCCGGGCCGCCGGTGCCGTTGCCCTTGGGGCAGCCGCCCTGGATCATGAAGCCGGGGATGACCCGGTGGAAGGTCAGGCCGTTGTAGAAGCCCTGCTTGACCAGCTTTTCAAAGTTTTCGCAGGTGATGGGCGCGGTCTCCGGGTTGAGCTCGATGTCGATGGTCTTGCCGTTCTGCATAGTGATGCGGATCATAAATCATTCTCCTTTTGTATCGTTTTCCTGTACCAGAGGGGCCGCCTCCGCACTCTGTTCGGTGGGCAGGCCCTGGGTGTAACTCATGCTGCCGATGGCGCGGCAGAACTCCTCGTCGGAGTATTTTTTCAGCCAGAAAAGCAGCGCCGCCCCCATGAATTCCTCGCTGCGGCGGCGGGCCTTGGGCAGCAACGCAAACAGCCCGCCCTCATGGCTCTGGCCGGTGAAGGGATCGGTCCAGACATCGGGCAGATCCCCCGACAGCTTCCGCGGCGAAATATGCCCCGTGATGAAGCCCTTGCCGCCGAAAAACCGCTCCGCCACGCCGAAAAATATCTTGCGCAGGCCGTGGCGGCTGGGGAACAGGCTACGCACCTTGTAGGTGTAGTAGAAAGCGTCGGCCAGGTATTCCACCGGGACATCCTCCCCGTAGACTTCCAGCAGGCAGGTGTGCAGCAGAGAGGTGATGTCGGCCAGCTGTTCGCCGGCGGGCACCGGGCTGGCATCCTGAGGCAGCACCCGGCCATCGCCGGTGTCCTCCTTGTGCAGCTCGGAATCCAGGGCGATCTCCAGGTACCCGTGCCCGCCCTTGCCGCCGTAGGGCTGCCCCGGCTGGCACATGGCACAGACAAAGGGATGCACCACCGTGTCGGTGGCGTAGTGGCAGAGAAATCCCAGGGCGTACTCCACCTGAGGCCGGGTCTTCACGTGGCGGCAGAGACTGTACAGAAACGCACCGGTCTTTTCCTCGTGCATGTGGTCCCCCAGCCCCGGCAGGTCATAGTGCCGGTTGGCCCGCTTTTTCCACACCTCATAGCAGAAAAAACTGTCGGGACCGTTGGCCCCCGCGGCAAAAGCCTCGGGGCACTGGATCTTATAATGAATGGCGGCCGCCGCCTCGCGGGCGGTACGCACATGGGTATAGCCTTCCGGCATGCGGGGTTCACTTCCTTACCTTGTAAAAAGCCTGTTCATTGTACCCCGCCGGGGGCGAAAAGTCAAATAGCCTCTTCAAAGAGGAGGTTCGGATTCAGCGGCTGCGCCGCATCTCCTGCGCCTCCCCTTTGGATTCCCACCATCGCCAAAATCTGTGTTTTCATGCCGTACGGCGACTCAAACGCAGATTTTGGCTCTCAAGGAATCCCCATCGTCGGCACATGTCCGCCGATGGGGATAGATTTTAATTTTGCTATAGGTCTTATATTTTCCGCTCGTCGCCGTGCAGGGTGCGGGGCAGCACAAAGAAGTACAGCAGCGCGCCTGCAATGATGATGATAATCACCGACAAAATGCCGTAGGGGCCGGCGGCCTTGTTGATGGCGTCCACCTGCTCGGCGGTGGCGGTGGCGGCGGTGAGGCCCTGGTCGGCGAGCATCCGGGAGGCGGCCAGCGCGCTGACGGCGCCCACCAGGGTGGGTCCCAGGATGGAGGAGAACTTGCCGAAGATGTCAAAGAAGCCGAAGAACTCGCCGCTGCGGTCCCTGTCGGGGATGAGTTTGCCGAACATAGAGCGGGACAGCGCCTGGATGCCGCCCTGACTGGTGGCGCAGAGCACCGCCAGCATCCAGAACTGCCACAGGCTATTCATGAAGAAGGCGAAGATGCAGATGAACATGTAGACGCAGATGCCCACGCCCACCATGCGGCGGGCACCGAACCGGGAGGCCAACTTCATGTAGAGCAGGCAGAAGGGCAGGCCCAGCACCTGCACCAGCAGAAGCGCCAGCAGCATGCCGGCGGAATCCAGGCCCAGGTTGGTGCCGTAGCTGGTGGCCATGCTGATAATGGTATGGACGCCGTCGATATAGAAGAAATAGGAGATGATGTAGACCAGCATGGGTTTGTCGGCGCCGATCTCCCGGATGGTGGCAAAAACGCCCTTGATGTTGCGGCCGATGTCCCCTTTTTCGTAGGGTTTGCCGGAGGTCTGCTGACAGTTTTTCAGCAGCGGGAGGCTGAAGACCAGCCACCACACGGCGGTGATGGCGAAGATCACGCCCAGGCAGGTGAGCATGGGGATACCCACGGCGTTCATGATGAGGAAGATCAGCAGCGGGATGGTGGAACCGCCGATGTAGCCCAGGCCGTAGCCCATGGTGGACACCGCGTCCATCCGGTCCTCGGTGGTGATGTCGGTGAGGAAGGCGTCGTAGTAGATGCAGGAAGCATCAAAGCCTATGGTGCTGAGGATATACAGCACCAGGACGATGGCCGCCACCCGGCCCGCCGCGTCGGTGGAGGAGGTGAAGTCCATGCCGGGGGTAAAGGCCAGCCCCGCCACCGACAGCACGCCCAGCGCCAGAAAGGCGGTGAACAGCTTTTTGCGCATGCCGCGGATGTCGCCGAAGACCCCCAGGAAAGGCGCCGACAGCGCCACAATGGCCATGGCGATGCTGGTGGCGTAGCCCCAGGTGGACATGCTGGAAACACTGTCGGCGGTGTATTCGGCCACCGAGTCAAAGAAGATGGGCAGGATCGTCACCACGATGACCGAGTGGGCGCTGTTGGCCCAGTCGTACATCATCCAGCTCAGTTCCTGCTTGGTAAATTTTTTCAGGAAACCCATGAACAAGTTCCTCCCGTTCTGTCAAACATAAAAATATTGTACCATCCGGAACGGGGAAAAACAACCAAAAACGCCCCGTTTTCTGTCAACGGGGCGTAAAAAATATGTCATCTTTTTGGGGCAGATTGTCGGTTCACCGCGCCCGCAGCTGCCAGAAGGCCACCGCCGCGGCCGCTCCCACATTGAGGGAATCCACCCCGTGCTGCATGGGGATCATGACGGTGGCATCGCACCGGGCGATGGTTTCGGCGGCCAGGCCGTCCCCCTCGGTGCCCAGGACGATGGCCAGTTTCTCCGCCGCCTGCAGGGCGGGGTCATCCACCGGCAGCGCCCGGTCATCCAAGGCCATGGCGGCAGTGGTGAAGCCCATGGCGTGCAGCCGGGCCAGCCCTGCTTCGGGCCATTGGGTCTTGTCCTCCCCCAGCCGCGCCCAGGGCACCTGGAACACCGTGCCCATGCTCACCCGGATGGCGCGGCGGCACAGCGGATCGCAGCAGGAGGGCGACAGCAGCACAGCATCCATCCCCAGCGCCGCCGCCGACCGGAAGATGGCCCCGATGTTGGTGGAATCCACGATCCCCTCCAACACGGCCACCCGCCGGGCGTTCCGGCAGACCTCCTCGGCGGTACGGGGCGCCGGGCGGTGCATGGCGCAGAGCACGCCCCGGGTCAGGGCATAGCCGGTAAGACTTTCCAGCACGGCCCGGTCCGCCGTGTAGACAGTGGCGTCGGGGCAGCGGGCCAGCACCCCCGCCGCCGGGCCCTCGATCTGGCGGCGCTCCATGAGAAAGGAGAGGGGTTTGTACCCGGCGTCCAGCGCCGTGCCGATAACCTTGGGGCTTTCGGCGATGAATACGCCTTTTTCCGGTTCCAGCTTGTTGCGCAGCTGGGCTTCGGTGAGCCGGGCGTAGACGTCCAGTTCCGGGGCTGACAGGTCGGTGATTTCCACAATGTTGGGCATAGGTTGTTCCTCTTTCTGTTTCCTCTTGGTTCCAGCATACCCCAAAACCGGCCAAATTGCAAACAAAAAGCCGCAGCGGCAGACCGCTGCGGCAAAGGAGTTTGGTTTATTCGGCAAACATCGGGGTGGACAGATACCGGTCGCCGGTGTCGGGCAGCAGCACCACAATGGTCTTGCCCTCGTTCTCGGGGCGCTTGGCCTGCTCCAGCGCCGCATAAAGCGCTGCGCCGGAGGAGATGCCCACCAGCACACCCTCCTTGCGGCCCATCATACGACCGGCGTCATAGGCCTGCTCGGTGGTGATCGTCATGACCTCGTCGTAGACCGAGGTGTCCAGCACCTCAGGCACAAAGCCGGCGCCGATGCCCTGCAGCTTGTGCGGGCCCGCCTTGCCGCCGCTGAGCACCGCCGAGTCGGCAGGCTCCACCGCCACGATCCTGACGCCGGGCTTCTTTTCCTTCAGATAACCGCCCACGCCGGTGATGGTACCGCCGGTGCCGGCGCCCGCCACAAAGATGTCCACCTGGCCGTCGGTATCCTCCCAGATCTCGGGGCCGGTGGTGGCCCGGTGGGCCGCCGGGTTGGCCGGGTTGACAAACTGCCCCGCCACAAAACTGCCCGGCGTCTGGGCCGCCAGCTCGTCCGCCTTGGCGATGGCCCCCGCCATGCCCTTGGCACCCTCGGTGAGCACCAGCTCGGCACCGTAGGCCTTCATCAGCAGACGGCGCTCCACACTCATGGTCTCGGGCATGACGATGATGACCCGGTAGCCCCGGGCCGCCGCCACCGACGCCAGACCGATGCCGGTGTTGCCGGAGGTGGGCTCGATGATCACCGAACCGGGCTTGAGCTTGCCGGTTGCCTCGGCGTCATCGATCATCGCCTTGGCCACCCGGTCCTTGACGGAACCGGCGGGGTTGAAGTATTCCAGCTTGGCCAGCACCCGGGCCTTGAGACCCTCGGCGGCTTCGATATGGGTGAGTTCCAGCAGCGGGGTGTGTCCGATCAGCTGCTCGGCGGAAGTATAGATCTTGCTCATGGTATTCGTCTCCTGTTCATATAGAAAATGTTGGTAAAATCAGAAACACAGGCCGGGGCAACATCGCCGGCCGGGCAGAGAACGGGTGACCATGTCTATTCATACCTTTCTTGTAGGATAAAGGCATTGTACACCCTGCCGGGCCGTTTGTCAAGACGGGGCGGGGCTTTTCCCGCAATTTTTGTGGAACGGCGGGGTGCGGTGCCCTTGCAAAAAGGGGCCGGAGCGGTGTATAATATAAATGTTTTGTTTTTTGCATAGACGTGGAGGGAATTATATGGCGACGAAGTATATCTTTGTGACCGGCGGCGTGGTCTCCGGTCTGGGGAAAGGAATCACCGCGGCCAGTCTGGGGCGTCTGCTCAAGACCCGCGGCCTGAAGGTGGCCAGCCAGAAGCTGGACCCCTATATCAACGTGGACCCCGGCACGATGAGCCCGCTGCAGCACGGCGAGGTCTTCGTGACCGATGACGGCACCGAGACCGACCTGGATCTGGGCCACTACGAGCGCTTTATCGACGAGAACCTGAACAAGTACTCCAACCTGACCACCGGCAAGGTGTACTGGAACGTGCTGAACAAGGAGCGTCAGGGTGCGTATCTGGGCCAGACCGTGCAGATCATCCCCCATATCACCAACGAGATCAAGAGCTACATTTATAATCTGGCCAAGAGCACCGAGGCCGATGTGGTCATTACCGAGATCGGCGGCACCACCGGCGACATCGAGAGCCAGCCTTTCCTGGAGGCCATCCGCCAGGTGGGCATTGAGCAGGGCCCTGAGAACTGCTGCTACATCCACGTGGTGCTGGTGCCCTACATCTCCGGCTCCGACGAATACAAGTCCAAGCCCGCCCAGCACTCCTGCAAGGAACTGCAGGGCATGGGCATCGCCCCCAACGTCATCGTGCTGCGCGCCGACGGCCCGGTGGGCAGCGACATCAAGCGCAAGATCAGCATGTTCTGCAATGTGCGCCCCGACTGCGTCATTGAGAACCTGACCATGCCCAGCCTGTACGAGTGCCCGCTGATGCTGGACGCCGCCGGCCTGACCAACGTGGTGGTGCGTCAGCTGCACCTGACCACGCCCCCCACCGACCTGACCGAGTGGAAGGAACTGATCAGCCGCATTGCTACCCGCAGCCGCACCTGCACCATCGCCCTGGTGGGCAAGTACGTCAAACTCCACGACGCCTACCTCAGTGTCATGGAGAGTCTCTACCACGCCGGCTTTGAGACCGAGAGCAAGGTCAACATCAAGTGGGTGGACAGCGAAACCCTGCTGGATCAGGACCGCTGCGCCGAGGAACTGGCCGAAGTGGACGGCATCATCCTGCCGGGCGGCTTCGGTGACCGCGGCATCGAGGGTATGATCCAGGCCGCCCAGTATGCCCGTGAGCAGCACATCCCCTACTTCGGCATCTGCCTGGGCATGCAGATCATGGTCATGGAGTACGCCCGCAACGTGCTGGGCTACGCCGATGCCAACTCCAGCGAGTTCACCCCCGACGGCGCCCACAACGTCATCGCGCTGATGCCCGACCAGCAGGGCAACATCCCCAAGGGCGGCACCATGCGTCTGGGCAAGTATCCCTGCACCATCAAGCCGGACACCACCATGGCCCGCTGCTACGGCAAGCAGGAGATTGACGAGCGCCACCGTCATCGCTACGAGTTCAACAACGACTACCGTGCCGAGTTCGAGGAGAAGGGCCTGACCATCGCCGGCACCAGCCCGGACGGCCGCCTGGTGGAGGCCGTGGAACTCACCGAACGTCCCTTCCATGTGGGCGTGCAGTTCCATCCGGAGTTCAAGAGTCGTCCCAACCGCGCCCATCCCCTCTTCAAGGGCTTCGTGGCGGCTGCGCTCCAGTACCAGACTGAGCACACCCCCACCAGCCATGAGGTCATGATGGACCAGTAATCTTTCCGAAATGATAACCGCCCCGCCGCAGGATCTGCAGCGGGGCGGATTTTTGTTTTTCAGATTTTTTCCGGGACGGACTGCCTTTATTTCCCTTTTCCGGCTTGGTCCATGGAAAGTTCTTTGCCTACTTTCTTTCAAGAAAGTAGGTCAGCGGTCCTGAAGAGGCACATACTCCCGGGGGACCATGATGCTCTGGTAGGCCGGGCGGATGATCTTGTCCATGTTGACCAGCTCCTCCATCCGGTGAGCAGACCAGCCCACGATACGGGCCACGGCGAAGATGGGGGTGTACAGTTCCACCGGAATGCCCAGCATGTCGTAGACGAAACCGGAGTAGAAGTCCACATTGGCGGAAACGCCCTTGTAGATGTGGCGCTTTTCGGCGAT encodes the following:
- a CDS encoding CTP synthase yields the protein MATKYIFVTGGVVSGLGKGITAASLGRLLKTRGLKVASQKLDPYINVDPGTMSPLQHGEVFVTDDGTETDLDLGHYERFIDENLNKYSNLTTGKVYWNVLNKERQGAYLGQTVQIIPHITNEIKSYIYNLAKSTEADVVITEIGGTTGDIESQPFLEAIRQVGIEQGPENCCYIHVVLVPYISGSDEYKSKPAQHSCKELQGMGIAPNVIVLRADGPVGSDIKRKISMFCNVRPDCVIENLTMPSLYECPLMLDAAGLTNVVVRQLHLTTPPTDLTEWKELISRIATRSRTCTIALVGKYVKLHDAYLSVMESLYHAGFETESKVNIKWVDSETLLDQDRCAEELAEVDGIILPGGFGDRGIEGMIQAAQYAREQHIPYFGICLGMQIMVMEYARNVLGYADANSSEFTPDGAHNVIALMPDQQGNIPKGGTMRLGKYPCTIKPDTTMARCYGKQEIDERHRHRYEFNNDYRAEFEEKGLTIAGTSPDGRLVEAVELTERPFHVGVQFHPEFKSRPNRAHPLFKGFVAAALQYQTEHTPTSHEVMMDQ